The Populus alba chromosome 4, ASM523922v2, whole genome shotgun sequence genome contains a region encoding:
- the LOC118059913 gene encoding wall-associated receptor kinase 2: MWVFLLMMSLLLWPVAAATARSDVKPGCQDKCGNVSVPYPFGILERSCAMNDDFFLKCISGAELLIGNIPVRKISQLNGTVTVGVYTASDCYNETARKRAKSSVTLGSGPFMFSDTQNVFTAIGCDTSAQVTNKDRTYGAACLSICTENVNMSDGNPCSGSGCCQTSIPKGLKSLNISTSSYNNHANVSDFNPCGFAFLVDRSSLKLSDWPLSRKPKYGNDAYRTDAVIEWVVKNETCEQAKANQTAYACGANANCTYPESGQGYRCLCNEGFEGNPYLQEGCQDIDECKVRGKNACEEGTCENVIGDYKCRCPLGKYGDGKTGCKGVGIITIIAAAGASIFLVVICLLLYMICTKRIKEKNFQENGGKILKNQRVRIFSEAELVKATNNYADDRKLGEGGFGSVYSGALTDNTVVAVKKSKGVDKAQMNEEFQKEMSIVSQVNHKNVVKLLGLCLETKVPLLVYEFISNGTLSKHIHDKGSRILASWTNRLRVASEAALALDYLHSLADPPVIHGDVKSVNILLDSNYTAKVADFGASVLMSPGQTDILATKIQGTLGYLDPEYLMTGILTVQSDVYSFGVVLVELLTGEMPNSISKSGEKRNVIQHFISALENNHLFKILDFQTADDGEMDEIEAVAELAKGCLNSMGVNRPTMKEVSDELAKLKALHQKSLAQQNSEETDYLLGESSQSFCKNASPPMDQSQTVISLQIENYTNSN, translated from the exons ATGTGGGTGTTTTTGCTGATGATGTCGCTATTATTGTGGCCAGTGGCGGCAGCAACAGCAAGGTCAGATGTAAAACCTGGCTGCCAAGATAAGTGTGGGAATGTTAGTGTTCCTTACCCCTTCGGGATTTTGGAACGAAGCTGTGCCATGAACGACGACTTCTTCCTAAAATGCATTTCAGGCGCTGAACTTTTGATTGGAAACATTCCTGTTCGCAAAATATCACAGCTGAACGGCACAGTCACTGTAGGCGTATACACTGCTTCCGACTGCTATAACGAAACAGCAAGGAAGAGGGCAAAATCTTCTGTTACCCTTGGATCAGGCCCCTTCATGTTCTCAGACACCCAAAATGTATTCACAGCTATTGGTTGCGATACCTCTGCTCAGGTGACCAACAAAGATCGTACATACGGAGCTGCATGTCTCTCCATATGCACCGAAAACGTAAACATGTCAGATGGAAATCCTTGCTCAGGTTCTGGATGCTGCCAAACCTCAATCCCCAAGGGCCTCAAGTCACTTAACATTTCAACTTCCAGTTATAACAACCACGCGAATGTTTCGGACTTCAATCCTTGTGGATTTGCCTTCTTAGTGGACAGAAGCTCCTTGAAGCTTTCAGATTGGCCGCTCTCTCGCAAGCCAAAATATGGAAATGATGCATATAGAACAGATGCTGTGATTGAATGGGTAGTTAAAAATGAGACGTGCGAACAGGCTAAAGCTAATCAAACTGCATATGCTTGTGGCGCTAATGCAAATTGCACTTACCCTGAGAGCGGTCAAGGATATCGTTGCTTATGCAATGAAGGGTTCGAAGGAAATCCCTATCTCCAAGAAGGATGCCAAG ACATAGATGAATGCAAGGTTCGAGGAAAAAACGCTTGTGAAGAAGGTACTTGCGAGAATGTGATTGGAGATTACAAGTGTCGATGTCCACTTGGCAAGTACGGTGATGGTAAAACAGGTTGTAAAGGAGTTGGTATCATCACAATTATAGCAG CTGCTGGCGCAAGCATTTTCCTCGTGGTTATTTGTCTGCTACTCTACATGATCTGCACGAAAAGAATAAAGGAGAAGAACTTCCAAGAGAACGGtggaaaaattttaaagaatcaaCGAGTAAGGATTTTCAGCGAGGCAGAGCTGGTAAAGGCAACCAACAATTATGCTGATGATCGGAAACTCGGGGAGGGTGGTTTTGGTTCTGTTTACAGTGGAGCTTTAACAGATAATACAGTGGTTGCTGTCAAGAAGTCCAAAGGGGTGGACAAAGCTCAGATGAATGAGGAATTTCAAAAGGAAATGAGCATTGTTTCACAGGTCAATCACAAGAATGTGGTAAAGCTCTTGGGCCTGTGTTTAGAGACCAAAGTTCCATTACTGGTCTATGAGTTCATCTCAAATGGAACTCTTTCCAAGCACATTCACGACAAAGGTTCCCGGATATTGGCTTCCTGGACCAATCGTTTGAGGGTAGCATCGGAGGCTGCGCTTGCGCTTGATTATTTGCACTCTCTGGCAGACCCTCCAGTTATTCATGGAGATGTCAAGTCAGTGAACATACTTCTAGACAGTAATTACACAGCAAAAGTAGCAGATTTTGGAGCTTCGGTGCTGATGTCTCCTGGCCAAACCGATATCTTAGCTACAAAAATACAAGGGACTCTAGGCTACCTGGATCCTGAGTATCTTATGACGGGTATTTTAACCGTTCAAAGTGATGTCTATAGCTTTGGGGTAGTTCTTGTGGAGCTTCTCACCGGAGAGATGCCAAACTCCATTTCCAAGTCTGGAGAGAAACGGAACGTTATTCAACACTTCATCTCAGCACTGGAAAATAATCATCTCTTCAAAATTTTGGATTTCCAGACAGCTGATGACGGTGAAATGGATGAGATAGAAGCTGTAGCTGAGCTTGCAAAAGGATGTCTAAATAGCATGGGAGTAAACCGGCCAACCATGAAGGAAGTGTCTGATGAGCTTGCTAAGCTGAAAGCTCTTCATCAGAAATCATTGGCTCAGCAAAATAGCGAGGAAACAGACTACTTGTTAGGCGAATCATCACAATCTTTCTGCAAGAATGCAAGTCCTCCCATGGATCAATCCCAGACTGTGATCTCATTGCAGATCGAGAACTACACTAACAGCAATTAA
- the LOC118059744 gene encoding putative wall-associated receptor kinase-like 16, protein MIPQIMWVSWLMMLLLLRPVAAARPDAKPGCQDNCGNVSVPYPFVLEGTVTVGIEAAFDCYDRTGRTTDFVSQAITLGSGPFTFSDTRNVFTVIGCDAYAWMTNYEVTYGAACLSLCTEYANIGQESSLKISDWPLSRKPKHGKDAYRTDIVIEWVVKNETCEQAKANASAYACGANANCTYPESGQGYRCLCNEGFEGNPYLQELGCQGKLISMSARIQKAIHVMVDARTPLGITSVDVHLSIVAITGQVSIGAVILLVIICVLLYMMCKKRKKDRNFRENGGMVLKHQRVRIFSEAELEKATKNYDDDQKLGEGGFGSVYRGVLADDVQVAVKKFKGVDKAQMNEEFQKEMGVVSQVNHKNVVKLLGLCLETKVPLLVYEFISNGTLFKHIHDKTSQLLASWSNRRRIASEIALALNYLHSLADPPIIHGDVKSVNILLDNNYTAKVADFGASVLISSDQTIIATKIQGTLGYLDPEYLMTGILTARSDVFSFGVVLVELLTGGKPNSSSTSGEKRNLIQHFISALETNNLFRILDFQAADEGEMDEIEAVAELAKGCLNSMGVNRPTMKEVSDELAKLKDLHEKSWAQQNSDETDYLLGESSQSSGKKERQPMTQSQTVIAFQIQNFSDSI, encoded by the exons ATGATCCCGCAGATCATGTGGGTTTCTTGGCTGATGATGTTGCTATTGTTGCGGCCGGTGGCGGCAGCAAGGCCAGATGCAAAACCTGGCTGCCAAGACAACTGTGGGAATGTTAGTGTTCCTTACCCCTTTG TGCTGGAGGGCACAGTCACTGTGGGCATTGAGGCAGCATTCGACTGCTACGACAGAACAGGGAGGACGACAGACTTTGTCTCACAGGCTATCACCCTTGGATCAGGCCCCTTCACGTTCTCAGACACCCGGAATGTATTCACAGTAATTGGTTGCGATGCATATGCCTGGATGACCAACTATGAGGTCACATACGGAGCTGCCTGTCTCTCCTTATGCACAGAATATGCGAACAT CGGACAAGAGAGCTCCCTCAAGATTTCAGATTGGCCGCTCTCTCGCAAGCCAAAACATGGAAAAGATGCATATAGAACAGATATTGTGATTGAATGGGTAGTTAAAAATGAGACTTGCGAACAGGCTAAAGCTAATGCAAGTGCATATGCTTGTGGCGCTAATGCAAATTGCACTTACCCTGAGAGCGGTCAAGGATATCGTTGCTTATGCAATGAAGGGTTCGAAGGAAATCCATATCTCCAAGAATTAGGATGCCAAGGGAAACTG atATCGATGAGTGCAAGGATCCAGAAAGCTATCCATGTCATGGTAGATGCAAGAACACCATTGGGAATTACAAGTGTCGATGTCCACTTG AGCATCGTAGCCATTACTGGCCAAGTCT CTATTGGAGCAGTCATTCTGCTTGTGATCATTTGTGTTCTACTGTACATGATgtgcaagaaaaggaaaaaggataGAAACTTCAGGGAGAACGGGGGAATGGTTTTAAAGCACCAACGAGTAAGGATTTTCAGCGAGGCGGAGCTGGAAAAGGCAACAAAAAACTATGATGATGATCAGAAACTTGGAGAAGGTGGTTTTGGTTCTGTTTACAGAGGAGTTCTAGCAGATGATGTCCAAGTTGCAGTCAAGAAGTTTAAAGGGGTAGACAAGGCTCAGATGAATGAGGAATTTCAAAAGGAAATGGGCGTTGTCTCACAGGTCAATCACAAGAACGTGGTGAAGCTCTTGGGCCTGTGTTTGGAGACCAAAGTGCCATTGTTAGTTTATGAGTTCATTTCAAATGGAACTCTTTTCAAGCACATACATGACAAAACGTCGCAGTTACTAGCTTCCTGGAGCAATCGCCGGAGGATAGCATCAGAGATTGCCCTTGCTCTGAATTACCTGCATTCTCTTGCAGACCCTCCGATTATTCATGGAGATGTCAAGTCGGTGAACATACTCTTAGACAACAACTACACGGCAAAGGTTGCAGATTTTGGAGCTTCAGTGCTGATTTCTTCAGACCAAACCATTATAGCCACAAAAATACAAGGGACTTTAGGCTACCTGGATCCAGAGTATCTTATGACGGGTATTTTAACCGCAAGGAGCGATGTCTTCAGCTTTGGGGTAGTTCTTGTGGAGCTTCTCACTGGAGGAAAGCCAAACTCCAGCTCCACTTCTGGAGAGAAACGGAACCTCATTCAACACTTTATCTCAGCACTGGAAACTAATAATCTTTTCAGAATTTTGGATTTCCAGGCAGCTGATGAAGGCGAAATGGACGAGATAGAAGCTGTAGCTGAGCTTGCAAAAGGATGTCTGAATAGCATGGGAGTAAACCGGCCAACCATGAAGGAAGTGTCCGATGAGCTTGCTAAGCTGAAAGATCTTCATGAGAAATCATGGGCTCAACAAAATAGCGACGAGACGGACTACTTGTTAGGcgaatcatcacaatcttctgGCAAGAAAGAACGTCAGCCAATGACGCAATCTCAGACTGTGATAGCATTTCAGATTCAGAACTTCTCTGATAGTATTTAA